A DNA window from Salvelinus sp. IW2-2015 linkage group LG4q.1:29, ASM291031v2, whole genome shotgun sequence contains the following coding sequences:
- the syt19 gene encoding LOW QUALITY PROTEIN: synaptotagmin 1 (The sequence of the model RefSeq protein was modified relative to this genomic sequence to represent the inferred CDS: substituted 1 base at 1 genomic stop codon), whose amino-acid sequence MNFLATTDLSIGDLRMPFTEEVKYCILGISATLFLIALSILVWQLYRYRSYAPRKPLDELLSSDGKPAKSGVFDTEXQRPNFKVEKLHEEXRRLSNCLSMGSHVELLSLEDQQEEVVVQGSLHFSLYYDQLQSRLVVTLLEAWGLPVRDFSRSVDPFVRVRLLWAGQEKEKEEQSSPSLQCVLHEWQSRMVKDSSSPTFGDQFFCSLEEEDVPHITIRFEVKDFDKFSRHRILGEVRVHLCDMEISYPLEVLKDLQAPQKDLVGXVLLFMKYLPTLQRLEVGLLKIRAPPQPSKKNQALYGKISVLCNQFKLRHQKSTVKTWREVTVFNEVMMFTLPDPQIKECCIVVSVYEIPAAKKSSKRXVGQVTFGKGKSSEDEHWSLMMRSIRQPIAKWHQLLIXG is encoded by the exons ATGAATTTCCTTGCCACCACGGACCTGTCCATTGGGGACCTACGTATGCCCTTCACTGAAGAGGTCAAGTACTGTATCCTGGGAATCTCTGCAACCCTCTTCCTGATTGCTCTGAGCATTCTGGTGTGGCAATTATACCGATACCGCTCATATGCTCCAAGGAAACCTC TTGATGAGTTACTTTCATCTGATGGCAAGCCAGCAAAGTCTGGGGTCTTCGACACAGAAMCCCAGAGGCCTAATTTCAAG GTGGAGAAGCTCCATGAAGAGGYGCGGAGGTTGAGCAATTGCCTGTCCATGGGCAGCCATGTGGAGTTGCTCAGCCTGGAGGACCAGCAGGAAGAGGTGGTGGTGCAGGGCTCCCTGCACTTTTCCCTCTACTATGACCAGCTGCAGTCCAGACTGGTGGTCACCCTTCTGGAAGCCTGGGGTCTGCCGGTGAGGGACTTCAGCCGCAGTGTGGACCCCTTTGTGAGGGTCCGGCTGCTATGGGCCgggcaggagaaggagaaggaggagcagtcctctccttcactgcagtgTGTGCTCCATGAGTggcagtcccgtatggtgaaggACAGCAGCAGCCCAACGTTTGGGGACCAGTTCTTCTGCTctctggaggaggaggatgtcccTCACATCACCATCAGGTTTGAG GTTAAAGACTTTGATAAATTCTCCAGGCATAGGATCCTGGGAGAGGTCAGAGTTCATCTGTGCGATATGGAAATCTCATACCCTCTTGAAGTCCTCAAGGACCTACAGGCACCACAGAAG GACCTGGTTGGARAGGTGCTTCTCTTTATGAAGTATCTCCCCACCCTCCAGAGGCTAGAGGTTGGTCTGCTGAAAATCAGGGCACCACCTCAGCCAAGTAAAAAAAATCAAG CACTGTATGGCAAGATCAGTGTCCTCTGCAACCAGTTCAAGCTGCGGCACCAGAAGTCCACTGTTAAGACCTGGAGGGAAGTGACCGTCTTCAACGAAGTCATGATGTTCACACTGCCAGACCCACAGATCAAGGAGTGCTGCATTGTGGTCTCTGTGTACGAGATCCCTGCAGCCAAGAAGTCATCCAAACGCMTGGTTGGCCAGGTCACCTTTGGAAAGGGAAAGAGCTCAGAGGATGAACACTGGAGTTTGATGATGCGATCAATTCGTCAGCCAATAGCAAAGTGGCATCAGCTCTTAATCTRAGGCTAG
- the LOC111962383 gene encoding choline kinase alpha isoform X1: MKTKFINGVSSSPSMALGLLVTENALEVQPDTEDECKEIIRPDEPDQETKRKAYLWCKDFLHGTWKTVTEEDFQISIIRGGLSNKLFLCALPDIQTSVGDEPRNVLLRLYGAILQMSCNKGEPRQSNKENLFQGAEAMVLESVMFAILAERELGPKLFGIFPQGRLEQFVPSRKLDTDELSMPSISAEIAEKMAKFHGMRMPFNKEPKWLFGTIDKYLNQVMRLTFTRESHMLKFARLMSCNLPQEMENLKSLLDSTHSPVVFCHNDCQEGNILLLSGCEGTDRQKLMLIDFEYSSYNYRGFDIGNHFCEWMYDYTNDKFPFFHVNSNNYPTKAQQLHFIESYLSETEQGFENQSAEDQMKLKEELFVEANRFALASHFFWGLWSMIQARISTIEFGYMEYAMARFDAYFEQKRSLGV; encoded by the exons atgaagacaaaatTTATCAACGGTGTGTCATCCTCCCCTTCTATGGCCTTGGGTTTGTTGGTCACTGAAAACGCACTTGAGGTCCAGCCAGAYACTGAGGATGAATGCAAGGAAATCATTCGGCCGGATGAGCCCGACCAGGAAACGAAGCGCAAGGCGTATTTATGGTGCAAAGATTTTCTCCACGGTACGTGGAAAACGGTGACAGAAGAGGATTTTCAAATCAGCATAATAAG GGGTGGCCTCAGCAACAAGCTCTTCCTCTGCGCCCTACCCGACATCCAAACCAGTGTAGGTGATGAACCCCGCAACGTCCTCTTGCGTCTGTATGGAGCTATTCTACAG ATGTCCTGTAATAAGGGGGAGCCCAGACAGTCAAACAAAGAAAATCTCTTTCAA GGTGCTGAGGCCATGGTGCTGGAGAGTGTGATGTTTGCCATTCTGGCTGAGCGGGAGCTTGGGCCCAAACTCTTTGGCATCTTCCCTCAGGGCAGACTGGAGCAGTTTGTCCCT AGTCGTAAACTGGACACGGATGAGCTGAGCATGCCTAGCATATCTGCTGAAATAGCTGAGAAGATGGCCAAGTTCCATGGTATGAGGATGCCTTTCAACAAGGAGCCCAAATGGCTGTTTGGAACTATTGACAA GTACCTGAACCAGGTGATGAGACTCACCTTCACCAGGGAGTCCCACATGCTCAAGTTTGCCCGTCTGATGAGCTGTAACCTGCCCCAGGAGATGGAGAATCTCAA GTCTTTGCTGGACTCCACTCATTCCCCTGTGGTTTTCTGCCACAATGACTGTCAAGAAG GAAATATCCTTCTCCTCAGTGGTTGTGAAGGCACTGACAGACAGAAGCTCATGCTGATTGACTTTGAATACAGCAGCTACAACTACAG GGGATTTGACATAGGAAACCACTTCTGTGAATGGATGTATGACTATACAAATGACAAGTTCCCATTTTTCCATGTCAACTCAAATAATTATCCCACTAAAGCCCAACAG CTACATTTCATTGAAAGCTACCTATCAGAGACTGAGCAGGGATTTGAGAACCAGAGCGCTGAAGACCAGATGAAACTCAAAGAGGAGCTGTTTGTGGAAGCCAACAG GTTTGCTCTGGCTTCGCACTTCTTTTGGGGTCTGTGGTCGATGATCCAGGCGAGAATCTCCACCATTGAGTTTGGGTACATG GAGTATGCCATGGCCAGGTTTGATGCATACTTTGAGCAGAAGCGGAGCTTGGGGGTCTAA
- the LOC111962383 gene encoding choline kinase alpha isoform X2 yields the protein MKTKFINGVSSSPSMALGLLVTENALEVQPDTEDECKEIIRPDEPDQETKRKAYLWCKDFLHGTWKTVTEEDFQISIIRGGLSNKLFLCALPDIQTSVGDEPRNVLLRLYGAILQGAEAMVLESVMFAILAERELGPKLFGIFPQGRLEQFVPSRKLDTDELSMPSISAEIAEKMAKFHGMRMPFNKEPKWLFGTIDKYLNQVMRLTFTRESHMLKFARLMSCNLPQEMENLKSLLDSTHSPVVFCHNDCQEGNILLLSGCEGTDRQKLMLIDFEYSSYNYRGFDIGNHFCEWMYDYTNDKFPFFHVNSNNYPTKAQQLHFIESYLSETEQGFENQSAEDQMKLKEELFVEANRFALASHFFWGLWSMIQARISTIEFGYMEYAMARFDAYFEQKRSLGV from the exons atgaagacaaaatTTATCAACGGTGTGTCATCCTCCCCTTCTATGGCCTTGGGTTTGTTGGTCACTGAAAACGCACTTGAGGTCCAGCCAGAYACTGAGGATGAATGCAAGGAAATCATTCGGCCGGATGAGCCCGACCAGGAAACGAAGCGCAAGGCGTATTTATGGTGCAAAGATTTTCTCCACGGTACGTGGAAAACGGTGACAGAAGAGGATTTTCAAATCAGCATAATAAG GGGTGGCCTCAGCAACAAGCTCTTCCTCTGCGCCCTACCCGACATCCAAACCAGTGTAGGTGATGAACCCCGCAACGTCCTCTTGCGTCTGTATGGAGCTATTCTACAG GGTGCTGAGGCCATGGTGCTGGAGAGTGTGATGTTTGCCATTCTGGCTGAGCGGGAGCTTGGGCCCAAACTCTTTGGCATCTTCCCTCAGGGCAGACTGGAGCAGTTTGTCCCT AGTCGTAAACTGGACACGGATGAGCTGAGCATGCCTAGCATATCTGCTGAAATAGCTGAGAAGATGGCCAAGTTCCATGGTATGAGGATGCCTTTCAACAAGGAGCCCAAATGGCTGTTTGGAACTATTGACAA GTACCTGAACCAGGTGATGAGACTCACCTTCACCAGGGAGTCCCACATGCTCAAGTTTGCCCGTCTGATGAGCTGTAACCTGCCCCAGGAGATGGAGAATCTCAA GTCTTTGCTGGACTCCACTCATTCCCCTGTGGTTTTCTGCCACAATGACTGTCAAGAAG GAAATATCCTTCTCCTCAGTGGTTGTGAAGGCACTGACAGACAGAAGCTCATGCTGATTGACTTTGAATACAGCAGCTACAACTACAG GGGATTTGACATAGGAAACCACTTCTGTGAATGGATGTATGACTATACAAATGACAAGTTCCCATTTTTCCATGTCAACTCAAATAATTATCCCACTAAAGCCCAACAG CTACATTTCATTGAAAGCTACCTATCAGAGACTGAGCAGGGATTTGAGAACCAGAGCGCTGAAGACCAGATGAAACTCAAAGAGGAGCTGTTTGTGGAAGCCAACAG GTTTGCTCTGGCTTCGCACTTCTTTTGGGGTCTGTGGTCGATGATCCAGGCGAGAATCTCCACCATTGAGTTTGGGTACATG GAGTATGCCATGGCCAGGTTTGATGCATACTTTGAGCAGAAGCGGAGCTTGGGGGTCTAA